The genomic window ttaatcagaaatagaaggaatggaattgtattgatatggaacacgatgttgacgttattactGATAACGTAAttagatcgcggtatgaacgtagaaTAATCGTAGTAAGAACGTACTTTAATCGCAGtaaaagcgtggtaagatcgtgttgcaatcggataactcgtggtatggtcgtagtgagaacgtgctGAGCGTAGAAAAATCTTGATAAGCGTAGAGAGATCGCAGAATCAACGCGATGAGAACTTgatataatcgtagcgggatcgttgcaGAAGCGTAATggggacgtagtagcatcgtgaaagcaacgaaaatttacattttcatgccggtcataccgcgacctcaccacgatctgaattaaTTTTAGATCGCAGtgagcgtagtgcgatcgtggtctagtgggactggggctttacaTACAACGAAAATTTTAACATCTATCATGCAAAACGAAAAGCAAATGATTTTCCTCTGTGATAAAGAAtgcatatgatatataaaaaaaaacaaaaactgacaTAAAATCATATTGGCCGTGCATTCCTTTTGTTCCGCAAATGTGGCTTAACATTCAGACATTAAACCAATATACCTCTAGCACATTATTTGGTCTGAAAAAATGAGATACAATACCAGGTCTTGGTGAATTAATCATTAAATTATCATCTACAACGAGCTTAAGGTATGATAACTGTGATACTacaatataataatgataaaGTCGGCACACACATTTTCACTTTACAAATTTTTGGCGGCTGCTTTCAACTTTTTCTATTGTTTAACACTTTCtaatttttctaataattttttttaactgtatgcAAATTTACAAATTCTTCAAAAGTTTATGTCTTTCTATAAATTTAGGGATAAATTTGTATTCAGAAATGAAGGTTTTCCAAATCCTTCTGTCAAAGTCGACCTTAGTTAAATTTGGCTTTTATTGTGAGATCAATTTTGAAGAAATAGCTCTTCGTCTTACTTGGTTCTTTAAATGTAAATACTCGGAATCGAGTGTTTTTAATGaaggttaaaaaaaatgatgaaagcaTGAACTTGATAAGATGTTGTTTTGATCTATTTTGGTCGATGACGACACTTGTGTTTTAACTTTTTAGTTGGTATCAATTTTGTTTCTAAACGGCGGAaatcaattattatatatatagaagtAAGAATAAtggttttttaatatattttgctgaagaaaacaaattatattaaataGTGATCGGTCTATAAGTGTCAATAACACAAGATTCGCAACCAACTTGCAACCATACAGTTAATTGATCCACCAATACTTTATTTATTGCTCAATTGTGAATAAAAAGATATCTTTTGCTGATGGTACCTGACTATGATATAAGACTTCATTTCTATGGAATTTACAGAATGACTTATAGATTTTTATTACATAATGTTAAAACATTGCAAATGTAATGAAGCACGTTTAATTCGACTGCGTATTAATAAGTGATCAATAGGAATAGATATACCAATCTAACATAGATGCCCTATTAAtactttttgattgtttttcatcATCGTTGAAAGATTTcgagataaacatgataaaaacatagcaaaaatgttaaaaggcaGTAAGTcagttcttaataaaaaaaataattatctataaaaaaaaatagagctGGTATAAATTATTTCAGGTAAATAACTATTTAGAAATTAGAAACTTCCTACTTAAGTAATTGTATTTTATGTGTGTACAGCATTTGCATGTTGAATAAAGACACAGACAATTTTGTTAATCAATGTAAGATTTAATATTCCTTTTTCAGATTAACCATGAAACCAAcaatttttattatcttttgtCTTGTACTAATCAGTATATGCTCTGTGGCGTatggaaaatgtcaaaaatgcagaaaatatgaaacaaatgaaAGGAAGTTCTGTAGGGCTACTTTTGGTAAGCTTAAAGATTAGTAAATTTCCTTTTTTATCACAAAAAAggtttcataattttaaatgacATCAATGACCTTTATAgcttttgttcggtgtgagccaaggctccgtgtggaaggccgtacattgacctataatgatttacttttataaattgttatttggattgagagttgtctcattggcactcataccacatcttcctatatctgtaaAGTTGGATATTAGTTTTTGTTTCATGTTaattaaatgtaatatattttgaataaaagagagaagataccaaagggacagtcaaactctaaaatctaaaataaactaacaacgccatggctaaaaataaaaaagacaaacagacacacaatggaacacatgacacaacatagaaaactaaagaatagacaactcgaaccccaccaataactaggggtgatctcaggtgctccggaagggtaagcagatcctgctccacatgtggcacccgtcgtgttgcttatgtgataacaaatccggtaaaaagtctaattcggtaggtcacgttcatgaaagggaaggggattgtagttacgacgtaaggaacatatccaatatcatttgtaaaacggtgattccgtaacggtcaaccaactcgtaatggcgtccgtaaaatttacgaagggatgatttcaacttcaccatttggaactcttggtttaatagcttccttgtgagcagcaaccctctatcaagaaaatcgtgataggaaatgcaaCCACGGGaacatcgtatcaattgggagacatATACCCCGTATGCATGTGCTACTAGAATGTTgctgcttagaaatggaaagttcacaattggaaagctgaaatcatctcttttgtcgtaaagttttgttttcaaccgatcctcattgtcaatttttagatataagtcaagatatgcggccgactttactgtatctgtagtatcctttatctctagtgtAATGGGATAAAGAATAAAGATAATAACACAAAcgatatattataatatatttgcatagttATTGTTTTGGTATGAGGATTTTCAAAACAGATAATTACCTGTAATTTACGTGAAGAAACAAAACGAATAAGTAactaacaacaaacaaataatggcctgtaaaaaaatatcatcagCGAATTATGAAGTAGAACAACATCATCAAGACATAAACGAATGACGAAATGTCTTTCACTTTCTTGAAATATAAGTCCAAGACGTAGATGTTAATACCATGTTTAAAAGCGAGATAACCGAGTGGAGAATTAACACTTATAATACGAAGAGGTACTGACAAACCATAGAAAGGAGACAACAATGAGAGACGAAAAataacaaagggacattcaaagcacttcggtgttgacatgaatatcaactttattgtcatttttataaatttcctatttacaaaactttgaatttttcaaatatctaaggatgttcttatcgcAGGCAAAGATACcctttgccgtatttggcacatttttttgggggtcctcaatgctcttcagctttgtacttgtttggcgttataactattttgatatgagcgtcactgataagtctggTGTAAacaaacacgcgtctggcgtattgaattataatcctggtacctttgataactaaatcAAAACCATAAAGCTGcgtaaaaaaagggaaaataaaaatttaatgcATGGTATTTAAGCTTTTTTCTGAATAACTATATATTTACAATTCATTgaacatgttgatttttttatgttgaaaagtaTACAATTAAATATAACGAAGTCCCCTCAATAGATTTAAATCTTTGGGTATCGCAAATCACACATTCATAAATAAAGCAAATATCTAGCAGTTCAGACCGAGCCAAAATGATATATAGAGGAAGTGTATCTTgaattacatctagaaattgacaatgaagcttggttgaaaacaaaacgtaatgacaaaacagatgattttttttaattgtgaactttccattttaatGAAGTCACATTCAAGCAGCGCCTGTATATGGATTATCTATCTAACGTCCTATAAATTTGGAGGAATATGATTGATCAAAATTAAGCaaccgcgtggagaccgtgtatgtTTTAAATTGGGTTAGTAAGGTTCCAGTTTTTATTAGTAGGCGGCGGCTTGTTTCAATAGTGGTGTTACATCCCTTAAAAAATAACACGGTGTTGAGGAACAATCTTAAAGGTTTAAATAGACACAGAAATTGATGATGAACGTTTGAAAAAAATTCCCAAAACATTAAAAGCTAACACGGCGTTATTGTTGGTATTTGGTTTCATATAGACTATTGGAAGTAGGTTCTTGATACTAACGGCATTAAATCCTTGATCTATTGGATTAGTCACTAGTCTGAATATCATATGTTAAGAGTTTGGTAAGATAAATTCGGTACATTGTGTTACATTCGCTGTTTCCCCATATGGCATTTACTGATAACTATGTGACTAATACAATCTCCTAGGGTTTGTATTTCCTAtcgtgattttcttgatagagagttgctgctaaCCAGGAAAGTAGGAAACCAAGAGTTCCACgttgtgaaattgaaatcatcccttcgttaattttgaCCGTTAccgaatatccgtttcacagttGATAGTGGATATGTTTTTAACTTCAATCCCGTTCCtttttcccgaatgtgacctaccgaattaagctTATTATCGGGTTAAGACtaccatgagcaacacgacggttgccacatgtggcgCAGGGTCTGCTTGCCAACCCGGAGCATGTGAGATAAAAGTTTATGATTCGGTTCATGTGGCTCATCCTTATAATCAGTTTTCTACGTTTAGTGTTGTGACTCTTGtttttctgttggtctttttttagGCATGGCGTTGTCGACTCaattttgacttatgagtttgaatgtccctttagtatctttcgaccttctctaaaaaatataaaaataaggacatgtggtatgagtgcaaatcaAACTattcttcatccaagtcacaatgtgttaaAGTAAACAAGTTGAGGTCAAAGTAAGTATCATGTTTTATATgcttataaatcaaaatatatccCTTGAAACATTCCAATACCGTATGTATTGTCTGACTACTGGTAAACTTCTTCCTGTACTAAAACAGAATCCATACAGAACCttctaaaaaaaattgcattttcaaCGTTAATTGCAAGATTTTTATGattttctctcactaaataacTGCATTTTCAATGAATGTAAATTGGTCAATTATCACATTGAACTCGAGATTTAGAATACTGCATTAAGTGGATGGTATGTATCATATAAAGAACTATTTACTAGACAAAGATGGATGACTTAAAATTATGATCTATGAAAAACGTCATAACTTCAACTTTACAATCATCAATATTCCATTTTAAAGCAGTTACATACCATCTGTTGTATTACATGACGTTTGCCTACCTCAATATTTACGCAACACGCGTGCATTGAATTCAACCCAATAGATAAGTCACAAAATTTactcaaataaaggcaacagtagtataccgccgttggaaattcattaatcgattgagaaaacaAAACTCCGGGATACAAACTAACACtcagggaaacacatcaaatataagaggagaatcaCGACACAAAAGAATTTTAcacattaaaattacaacattacaggagaggactacagtacaaattaatgcaagaacattcatgacaaagaaatacacaaataaacattacaataagaCGTTGCGACATGTCAGCAGATTCATGCATTTATCTTCgttgtattgttttatgtgttcAGTGTGGGTTTTCAAAAGTCAGATTGTCCATCACCATACACAATCTATTTGTATCTACAGAATCcacttgttatttaaaaatacaacCATTATATAGACGTTTAGTGGAAGACATTATCTTCCCGACTATATATTGGTCGCTTTAAGCATTTGtgttatgtatgtatatataatttataatcatTAAACATGTGTATCGtcattgtacatgtaaataaaaaaaaataaggaatcaCAGAAATTAAACTGAATATTGCTGAACAACAATCCATATGCAAACTTCATCTTGCTTTGATCAGGGATGAAAATATAACCTATATTTCCAATCTATTTCATTTAGTTACACTGTATTGTGGATATTTGCATAAGGTTTTGACCTgaataattttaaagaatttaatttaTTTCCAAAGTTATACGAGGAAAAGTAACAGGCGGGAGGACTTTACCAGAATTTCAACATAAAAAAGAGGAGGCGGAATTCCAAGTGTATGCTAATTATAAGGTAGTATATTTACTAGATTATTGGTTGATATTTTCATACAATTGCTTAGTTGTTCATTTATACTGCACTTCTATCTTGTATTTGAACTTTTTCCTAATCTAATTTACACGCTAATGTAGAATAAGAGCAGGACTGGCGTACCAAATTATACGCTGGTTCTGTGAAAAAACTATTAATCGCAGGTATCAGTTTTCGTGGTTTCAACAAAAGTAATTTGTTCTTTGGTTCTAAAATTCGTCGATTTTGGGTTTCAGTTTTCTTTAAAATCGAATTAAGTGGTAATTGAAAACATCAGAAAATAATATACTTGAAAATAATCATAAGGTAACTTATTTTCCgtctttcaaaattgaaaatattcatcaaacatttttttaaatattgttgatGCTGTTGGAAATAATCCGATTCATCTATGCTTACAACTTGTTTCGTTTGTAGGATATTGTAGAGTAAACATTTCAATTGTTGCAAATATATAATCCAAAGTGATGCCACTAATTAATTCTAGATCGAATGAATCACAGTTAAACTGTCATCAAAGGTGTTTTTGGGGCCATTCACATGTCACTTAATGATACGGTTATTTGAAAAATGCTACAAATGA from Mytilus galloprovincialis chromosome 5, xbMytGall1.hap1.1, whole genome shotgun sequence includes these protein-coding regions:
- the LOC143074388 gene encoding NTR domain-containing protein-like produces the protein MKPTIFIIFCLVLISICSVAYGKCQKCRKYETNERKFCRATFVIRGKVTGGRTLPEFQHKKEEAEFQVYANYKKKVPNVIKVRTDRDACGFSFQKGVEYLMSGTVRRSRYGIIYETNSCLWNDKWQNIKYGTQRKLKSGWFAKKCD